The Nicotiana tabacum cultivar K326 chromosome 1, ASM71507v2, whole genome shotgun sequence genome segment TTGATCTACGTAGTTTATGAACTACATTATGTTCCATTATGGTGAGTGTCGTGCAGTTCATATGAAGAGATGtctcttttctatttttaatgGAATGACTCCCTAATTGCTTTTGTTTTTCCTGCCAGGTTTTGCATTTCGTTCTCCTTAAGGTGGCTTCTCCAAAATTTGTTATGACAGACTTGCGCGATACTAGTCTAGGATATAGTCTTTCTGTAAAAAATTTGTAAATAGTAGTTGCCTGTAGATAAATGGAGTCAAGCTGGGTTAAAGTGTTAGATAATGGCTGTAGGACTGCTGCAGACGACTCAAAAAGCGAAGTGGCATCTCAGTGTGTGGCAAGTATAGTTGAAGCCCGCAGTGAGAAGCTTGAGGAGCTATTATTTCAACCAAACTGTAACTCTTTCTATAACAAGCTTGGGAAGAGAAAAAGGACTGTAGACTGTGAGTCTAATTGCGGATCACATCTTAAGACATCGATACTTAAGAACTACTCAAATTTCATGAAAAGTGGACTACCACAACGTGTTTTGTTTCATCAAAATGGTGAATGGAATGATTTCCCTCTAGATATTGTTTGTTTAGTTAAAGAAGACTTCCGTGCAAAGAAGGCTGTGATTGAGGTGAACTGTGGTGGCTTTCATGTAATCCTTGATATTCTGTATATGATTCAGGTAGATCTGATAACTGGTTTAGAGAAACCTATCGCCTGGATAGACGAAGCAGGTGGCTGTTTCTTCCCTGAGTTATGTCTCGTCTGTTGTAAAATGCATGACAACTTTGACATCCAGTCACAAAGAACTGAATATTTCAGTACTCCTGAGCCGGATAGGGCAACTAAAATTAAGTTGCATCTTGAAATAGACTTTCATGGACCAAATAATTGCAATTTGGAAGAATGTGTGGAGGAGTCAAATGTCAGTTATAAAAGGACTAAAGTCGATCCTCTTAAAGATAATCAAGAATTTGCTGATGATAAAATTTCTGATGCAAAAATGGAAATAGTTGTAGACAATCAACAGAATCAGGAAATTCTGTCTCCTAAATTAGAAGATGCACTAAATTTGGTGGATGCAGAATCTGTTAAAAATATGTTTGTTAAGGGAATAAATGGCATCCATAAAGTGGATATAGTCAAAGTTAGTCAATGTTCAAGTAAATATTTGAGAAATCGCTTGGAATTGTTTGAGAAGCTGGTCGAGATAACCCAAAATTATCGTGGAAATTCCAATGTTCGGTATGCTTGGCTTGCTGCTTCCAAAGAGGTAGTATGTACAATTATGAACTATGGCCTTATGCATGGGGCATCTAGACTGAAGACTAATCTTGGAGTAGGAGTGCACCTCATTGCACAGGATCGTGCCTCTAAAAGGTTGGATAATACTTTGTAGTACAATGtcatttttattgatgatttcattattgtttgGAGTTACAATATCATGATCTTAGAGTGGTTTTAAAATCATGCTGTAGCTTAATGGAGGTCATTAAACTTTGTGATTATATAGTTCCAAATTGTTTTACTGTGCTTGTATGACTGCTGTACTTTGAGGAAATAAAAACGGAAAAGAAGAGCCTTGCAACTTAAAGATAACAATGCTGTTTTCAAAAACTTATTTGGTGTATAGTATCATCGCTGGATATCTAATAACagaacacccccccccccaacccaccAAAACCCCCCCGCCGAAATcccacaaaaaaaaaacacaccAAATCCCCCAActcagaagaagaaagaaaaatggtcCTTTATTCACTGATATCTTTCAGG includes the following:
- the LOC107823220 gene encoding inactive poly [ADP-ribose] polymerase RCD1-like isoform X2, translated to MESSWVKVLDNGCRTAADDSKSEVASQCVASIVEARSEKLEELLFQPNCNSFYNKLGKRKRTVDCESNCGSHLKTSILKNYSNFMKSGLPQRVLFHQNGEWNDFPLDIVCLVKEDFRAKKAVIEVNCGGFHVILDILYMIQVDLITGLEKPIAWIDEAGGCFFPELCLVCCKMHDNFDIQSQRTEYFSTPEPDRATKIKLHLEIDFHGPNNCNLEECVEESNVSYKRTKVDPLKDNQEFADDKISDAKMEIVVDNQQNQEILSPKLEDALNLVDAESVKNMFVKGINGIHKVDIVKVSQCSSKYLRNRLELFEKLVEITQNYRGNSNVRYAWLAASKEVVCTIMNYGLMHGASRLKTNLGVGVHLIAQDRASKSAASCDVDENGVRYMVLCRVILGNEELLHFGSKQSHPSDGKYDSGVDDLENPTYYTVWNMNMNTHIYPEYVVSFKMSSGAQGAPIREESRLDVSGVTSQGSEEQLDLNKLPSEMKCQQYQFVNNLQQSHDVGISTNKSPKSPWMPFSMLFGAISAKVAPEDMKLVHAHYDLFRSKKITRNDFIKKLRLIVGDQLLKSTVTNLQSVSRISVLFKCAKRGA
- the LOC107823220 gene encoding inactive poly [ADP-ribose] polymerase RCD1-like isoform X3, yielding MESSWVKVLDNGCRTAADDSKSEVASQCVASIVEARSEKLEELLFQPNCNSFYNKLGKRKRTVDCESNCGSHLKTSILKNYSNFMKSGLPQRVLFHQNGEWNDFPLDIVCLVKEDFRAKKAVIEVNCGGFHVILDILYMIQVDLITGLEKPIAWIDEAGGCFFPELCLVCCKMHDNFDIQSQRTEYFSTPEPDRATKIKLHLEIDFHGPNNCNLEECVEESNVSYKRTKVDPLKDNQEFADDKISDAKMEIVVDNQQNQEILSPKLEDALNLVDAESVKNMFVKGINGIHKVDIVKVSQCSSKYLRNRLELFEKLVEITQNYRGNSNVRYAWLAASKEVVCTIMNYGLMHGASRLKTNLGVGVHLIAQDRASKSAASCDVDENGVRYMVLCRVILGNEELLHFGSKQSHPSDGKYDSGVDDLENPTYYTVWNMNMNTHIYPEYVVSFKMSSGAQGAPIREESRLDVSGVTSQGSEEQLDLNKLPSEMPSPASVCSSSVPSGELNF
- the LOC107823220 gene encoding inactive poly [ADP-ribose] polymerase RCD1-like isoform X4 gives rise to the protein MESSWVKVLDNGCRTAADDSKSEVASQCVASIVEARSEKLEELLFQPNCNSFYNKLGKRKRTVDCESNCGSHLKTSILKNYSNFMKSGLPQRVLFHQNGEWNDFPLDIVCLVKEDFRAKKAVIEVNCGGFHVILDILYMIQVDLITGLEKPIAWIDEAGGCFFPELCLVCCKMHDNFDIQSQRTEYFSTPEPDRATKIKLHLEIDFHGPNNCNLEECVEESNVSYKRTKVDPLKDNQEFADDKISDAKMEIVVDNQQNQEILSPKLEDALNLVDAESVKNMFVKGINGIHKVDIVKVSQCSSKYLRNRLELFEKLVEITQNYRGNSNVRYAWLAASKEVVCTIMNYGLMHGASRLKTNLGVGVHLIAQDRASKSAASCDVDENGVRYMVLCRVILGNEELLHFGSKQSHPSDGKYDSGVDDLENPTYYTVWNMNMNTHIYPEYVVSFKMSSGAQGAPIREESRLDVSGVTSQGSEEQLDLNKLPSEMSLLII
- the LOC107823220 gene encoding inactive poly [ADP-ribose] polymerase RCD1-like isoform X1, with amino-acid sequence MESSWVKVLDNGCRTAADDSKSEVASQCVASIVEARSEKLEELLFQPNCNSFYNKLGKRKRTVDCESNCGSHLKTSILKNYSNFMKSGLPQRVLFHQNGEWNDFPLDIVCLVKEDFRAKKAVIEVNCGGFHVILDILYMIQVDLITGLEKPIAWIDEAGGCFFPELCLVCCKMHDNFDIQSQRTEYFSTPEPDRATKIKLHLEIDFHGPNNCNLEECVEESNVSYKRTKVDPLKDNQEFADDKISDAKMEIVVDNQQNQEILSPKLEDALNLVDAESVKNMFVKGINGIHKVDIVKVSQCSSKYLRNRLELFEKLVEITQNYRGNSNVRYAWLAASKEVVCTIMNYGLMHGASRLKTNLGVGVHLIAQDRASKSAASCDVDENGVRYMVLCRVILGNEELLHFGSKQSHPSDGKYDSGVDDLENPTYYTVWNMNMNTHIYPEYVVSFKMSSGAQGAPIREESRLDVSGVTSQGSEEQLDLNKLPSEMKCQQYQFVNNLQQSHDVGISTNKSPKSPWMPFSMLFGAISAKVAPEDMKLVHAHYDLFRSKKITRNDFIKKLRLIVGDQLLKSTVTNLQCKPSPASVCSSSVPSGELNF